From the genome of Primulina eburnea isolate SZY01 chromosome 12, ASM2296580v1, whole genome shotgun sequence, one region includes:
- the LOC140806638 gene encoding uncharacterized protein produces MDLGFGVPIPSGDLMFKSQIVNRLKSRLQKSAVQADLIMLPLPEFKIIVGMDCLSLNEAIIDCRRRSVSIRPPSGKPFIFEAARHQQMSYIISFICARKLMKRSCQDFLASIVTVTKPVSQRLEEVEVVRNFPIIFPDEVSSIPLGREVEFSIELMLGTLPISKAPYRLATIEMKEMKDQIHDLLDKGFICPSISP; encoded by the coding sequence ATGGATTTGGGATTCGGAGTTCCGATTCCGTCCGGAGATCTGATGTTTAAGTCACAGATAGTGAATAGATTGAAGTCTCGGTTACAGAAAAGTGCGGTTCAAGCAGATTTGATTATGCTACCGTTGCCGGAGTTCAAAATTATTGTGGGTATGGACTGCCTTTCTTTGAATGAAGCAATCATAGATTGTCGGCGGAGGTCAGTATCTATCCGACCACCCAGCGGTAAGCCATTTATatttgaggcagccagacatcAGCAGATGTCTTACATAATTTCTTTCATCTGTGCGAGGAAGCTAATGAAGAGAAGCTGTCAGGATTTTTTGGCCAGTATCGTAACAGTGACTAAGCCAGTCAGTCAAAGGCTAGAGGAGGTCGAAGTGGTAAGAAACTTCCCCATTATTTTCCCTGACGAAGTTTCAAGCATTCCACTAGggagagaggtggaattttctatcGAGCTTATGCTAGGTACATTACCAATTTCTAAGGCACCCTATCGTCTAGCAACTATAGAGATGAAGGAAATGAAGGATCAGATACATGACttgctagataagggtttcatttgCCCTAGCATTTCTCCATAG
- the LOC140808261 gene encoding LOW QUALITY PROTEIN: flavonoid 3',5'-methyltransferase-like (The sequence of the model RefSeq protein was modified relative to this genomic sequence to represent the inferred CDS: deleted 1 base in 1 codon), whose translation MATVEKYNFKSMMNVPADEGLFLSMLLKVMNAKKTIELGVFTGYSLLSTALALPDDGKIVAIDPDREAFETGLPFIQKANVAHKIKFIQSDANIVLKEFVADGECGTFDFAFVDADKDNYINYHEELLKLVKVGGIIAYDNTLWGGTVAISEDDEMENYLRVWRQAVVDFNDFLAKDSRIELALLSIGDGLTLCKRLK comes from the exons ATGGCCACTGtcgaaaaatataatttcaa GAGCATGATGAATGTACCTGCCGACGAGGGATTGTTTCTATCGATGTTGTTGAAGGTTATGAACGCGAAGAAGACGATCGAACTCGGAGTTTTTACCGGCTACTCGCTTCTATCCACCGCCCTGGCACTTCCCGACGATGGAAAG ATAGTAGCAATCGATCCTGATAGGGAAGCATTCGAGACCGGATTGCCATTCATTCAAAAGGCAAACGTGGCGCACAAAATCAAGTTCATCCAGTCC GATGCCAATATTGTTCTCAAGGAATTTGTCGCCgat GGCGAATGTGGAACATTTGATTTCGCATTTGTTGATGCTGATAAAGACAATTACATAAATTACCACGAGGAATTGTTGAAATTGGTCAAAGTCGGAGGAATTATAGCTTACGACAACACCTTGTGGGGTGGAACCGTAGCAATCTCCGAGGACGATGAAATGGAGAATTACTTGAGAGTATGGAGACAAGCGGTCGTCGATTTCAATGATTTCTTGGCAAAGGATTCTCGTATCGAGTTGGCTCTCCTTTCCATTGGAGATGGGCTCACCCTTTGCAAACGACTCAAATAG